In a genomic window of Chrysemys picta bellii isolate R12L10 unplaced genomic scaffold, ASM1138683v2 scaf5571, whole genome shotgun sequence:
- the LOC135980651 gene encoding neuronal PAS domain-containing protein 4-like: MPSPCLDFQPLKSWRSIDFSFLSCPEESLLEEDTVENLLQDLSTSLFEKSGAGVRCPLHHHFCGGNVSSPLSLDAEESGSGTLAPSPSTDLSPEEQCFLEELASYETVFETCASRSPCDGLDELYQLQSHLQDSFHEDGSESDPSF; this comes from the coding sequence atgcccagcccctgcctggacTTCCAGCCCCTCAAGAGCTGGAGGAGCATTGActtctccttcctttcctgcCCCGAGGAGAGCCTCCTGGAAGAGGACACCGTGGAGAACCTTCTCCAGGACCTGTCCACCTCTCTGTTCGAGAAGAGTGGCGCCGGTGTCCggtgccccctccaccaccacttcTGTGGTGGGAACGTCAGTAGTCCACTAAGCTTGGACGCCGAAGAGAGCGGCAGTGGGACCTTGGCTCCCTCGCCCTCCACGGACCTGTCTCCAGAAGAGCAGTGCTTTCTGGAAGAACTGGCCTCCTATGAAACAGTCTTTGAGACATGTGCCTCAAGGTCGCCCTGTGATGGGTTAGATGAGTTGTATCAACTCCAGAGCCACCTGCAAGACAGCTTCCATGAAG